Proteins from one Arthrobacter sp. Soc17.1.1.1 genomic window:
- the thiD gene encoding bifunctional hydroxymethylpyrimidine kinase/phosphomethylpyrimidine kinase, with amino-acid sequence MVFLGDLTLRDVPRVLSIAGTDPTGGAGIQADLKSIAALGGYGMAVITSLVAQNTRGVRSVHTPPTKFLEEQLDAVSDDVTIDAVKIGMLGDVATITVVREWLSRVRPPLVVLDPVMVATSGDRLLAADAETALRDLVSQAHLVTPNLSELAVLVDEPITAEWPTALDQARKLSLAAGTVVLVKGGHLDTEGSPDALVDTSKQLGSAHDREVIEDGEIFEIITPRVDTRNSHGTGCSLSSGIATVMARTGDWTRALSETKNWLQDALTHADELQVGQGNGPVNHFHQLWAAAETQPSRHDSRMD; translated from the coding sequence ATGGTGTTCCTAGGTGATCTGACCCTGCGCGATGTTCCCCGGGTCCTCAGTATCGCCGGAACCGACCCGACCGGGGGTGCGGGCATTCAAGCCGACCTGAAAAGCATCGCTGCTCTCGGCGGGTATGGAATGGCGGTGATTACGTCCCTGGTGGCGCAGAACACGCGGGGTGTTCGCTCCGTACACACCCCACCAACGAAGTTCCTCGAAGAACAACTCGACGCGGTCAGTGACGATGTGACGATCGATGCGGTGAAGATCGGCATGCTGGGGGACGTCGCGACCATTACCGTTGTCCGGGAATGGCTCTCCCGGGTACGGCCGCCTCTGGTGGTGCTGGATCCTGTCATGGTTGCCACCAGCGGGGACCGGCTCCTGGCCGCTGACGCCGAGACCGCCTTGCGGGACCTGGTCAGCCAGGCTCACTTGGTGACCCCCAACCTTTCCGAACTAGCCGTACTGGTGGACGAACCAATCACTGCAGAATGGCCTACAGCTCTCGACCAGGCCCGGAAACTGTCCCTGGCTGCCGGAACTGTGGTGCTCGTCAAGGGCGGTCACCTGGATACCGAAGGCAGCCCTGACGCACTCGTCGACACTTCCAAGCAACTGGGAAGCGCCCACGACCGCGAAGTCATCGAAGACGGGGAGATCTTCGAAATCATCACTCCCAGGGTGGACACCAGGAATTCGCACGGAACCGGATGTTCACTGTCCTCCGGCATCGCCACCGTGATGGCGCGGACCGGCGACTGGACCCGTGCACTCTCCGAAACCAAAAACTGGCTGCAGGATGCCCTTACCCATGCCGATGAGCTGCAGGTCGGGCAGGGCAACGGACCCGTCAACCACTTCCACCAACTATGGGCGGCAGCTGAAACCCAACCAAGTAGACACGACAGCAGGATGGATTAG
- the thiE gene encoding thiamine phosphate synthase has translation MNGRDFTANLTRHLPLYLVTDTAQCRPRTVAAVAAEAVSGGATMVQVRDKEASARDLLHILVTVADAVGSKVPVLVDDRVDLFLAARAAGAQVAGVHVGQSDLPADLVRALVGPETIVGLSAATSNEIQAAHGLPKGTVDYLGVGAIHATATKPDHPEPLGISGFGALVTESSLPCVAIGGISNADLRPLRDSGAAGVAVVSAVCAADDPEAAAKALKEAWCS, from the coding sequence GTGAACGGGCGTGATTTCACGGCGAACCTGACACGGCATCTGCCGCTGTACCTGGTAACTGACACGGCGCAGTGCCGCCCCCGTACCGTTGCAGCTGTTGCCGCCGAGGCGGTTTCAGGAGGCGCCACCATGGTCCAGGTGCGGGACAAGGAAGCCTCGGCCCGGGATCTGCTGCACATTCTCGTCACTGTCGCAGATGCTGTTGGAAGCAAGGTTCCGGTGCTGGTCGACGACCGGGTGGATCTCTTCCTGGCCGCCCGGGCGGCAGGAGCGCAGGTCGCCGGGGTGCACGTCGGTCAGTCCGACCTGCCGGCGGACCTCGTTCGAGCCCTGGTAGGACCGGAGACCATCGTCGGCCTGAGTGCGGCAACCAGCAACGAGATTCAAGCCGCACACGGGCTGCCCAAGGGGACGGTGGACTACTTAGGGGTTGGCGCCATTCACGCGACCGCCACCAAGCCAGACCATCCCGAACCTTTGGGGATCAGTGGCTTCGGTGCCCTCGTTACGGAAAGCTCCCTGCCGTGTGTCGCAATTGGTGGCATCAGTAATGCGGATTTACGCCCTTTGCGGGATAGCGGTGCCGCTGGGGTCGCCGTCGTATCTGCTGTGTGTGCCGCCGATGATCCGGAGGCGGCGGCCAAAGCGTTGAAGGAGGCATGGTGTTCCTAG
- the thiM gene encoding hydroxyethylthiazole kinase gives MAIRYASSECAALLEELRARGPLVQSITNTVVANFTANVLLAIGAAPAMVDIPEEAGQFASVASGVLINLGTPTQEQRTAMVEAVQAARAAKTPWVLDPVAVGSLTVRTQLAHQLAAQHPTIIRGNASEILALAGAGSGGRGVDSTEDPSFAIESARQLAVSSGSAVAVSGAVDLLVGPDGHTVSVTNGDALLTRVTGGGCALGAVMAAFASLTDDALLAATAATGVYTVAAEQAATQAHGPGSFAMEFLDRLASITPDDVVTTLSLRSVDMSGHSR, from the coding sequence ATGGCTATTCGCTACGCATCATCAGAGTGTGCTGCACTGCTCGAGGAGTTGAGGGCCCGGGGTCCTTTGGTGCAGAGCATCACCAACACCGTGGTGGCCAACTTCACCGCCAACGTCCTGCTCGCCATAGGGGCAGCTCCGGCCATGGTGGACATACCGGAGGAAGCCGGACAGTTCGCCTCCGTAGCGTCAGGGGTGCTGATCAATCTGGGCACTCCGACGCAGGAGCAACGGACTGCGATGGTCGAAGCGGTTCAGGCCGCACGTGCCGCCAAAACTCCATGGGTTCTGGATCCGGTGGCGGTTGGCTCTCTGACCGTCCGCACCCAGCTGGCGCATCAGCTTGCCGCGCAACACCCGACCATCATCCGTGGAAACGCATCGGAAATCCTGGCTCTCGCTGGAGCAGGATCAGGAGGCCGCGGAGTGGACTCCACCGAAGACCCTTCGTTCGCGATCGAGTCCGCGAGGCAGCTGGCGGTATCCTCCGGGTCAGCGGTGGCAGTATCGGGTGCGGTGGATCTGCTCGTCGGGCCGGACGGACACACGGTAAGTGTGACCAACGGGGACGCTCTGCTGACGCGGGTTACAGGCGGTGGGTGCGCCCTCGGTGCGGTGATGGCCGCGTTCGCTTCGCTGACCGACGATGCACTGTTGGCGGCCACAGCGGCTACCGGCGTCTACACCGTTGCCGCCGAGCAGGCCGCGACGCAGGCACACGGCCCGGGAAGCTTCGCGATGGAATTCCTCGACAGGCTTGCAAGCATCACACCCGACGACGTCGTCACGACGTTGAGCCTTCGTTCTGTCGATATGTCGGGCCATTCCCGGTGA
- a CDS encoding 3-oxoacyl-ACP reductase, translating to MQLREQIVLITGGGRGLGSSIVSAFAAEGARVVINYRASHKAAQELATRVGPSRAVALEADVTDPEQVRAMLEHAQQHFGAPVTTVVNNALATFSFNGDARPRAAEVGWDAFADQFYGSVRGALNTTQAALPGMRHQGFGRVINIGTNLFQNPVVPYHDYTAAKAALLSLTRTFAKDLGQHNVTVNMVSGGLLRTTDASAATPEEVFNLIASSTPLGRVTTPQEFADTVLFFASPWARSITGQNLVVDGGLVMD from the coding sequence ATGCAACTCAGAGAACAGATCGTGTTGATCACCGGTGGCGGCCGCGGACTTGGCTCCAGCATCGTGAGTGCCTTCGCCGCCGAAGGAGCGCGGGTGGTTATCAACTACCGCGCCAGCCACAAGGCCGCCCAGGAACTCGCAACTCGTGTTGGTCCGTCGCGGGCTGTAGCGCTGGAAGCTGATGTCACCGATCCCGAGCAGGTACGCGCCATGCTCGAACACGCACAGCAACACTTCGGAGCCCCGGTTACCACCGTGGTCAATAACGCGCTAGCGACTTTTTCCTTCAACGGTGACGCCCGCCCGCGCGCAGCTGAGGTTGGCTGGGACGCATTCGCAGACCAGTTCTACGGAAGTGTTCGCGGAGCCCTAAACACAACCCAGGCCGCTCTGCCCGGAATGCGGCACCAAGGGTTCGGGCGGGTCATCAACATCGGCACCAACTTGTTCCAAAACCCTGTAGTTCCCTACCACGACTACACCGCGGCAAAAGCGGCCCTGCTCTCCCTGACCCGCACCTTTGCCAAGGACCTGGGCCAGCACAACGTCACAGTAAACATGGTCTCTGGCGGCTTGCTGCGCACCACCGACGCCAGCGCAGCCACCCCCGAAGAGGTCTTCAACCTCATCGCATCCTCCACCCCACTGGGACGTGTCACCACGCCGCAGGAATTCGCGGACACAGTCCTCTTCTTCGCCTCGCCCTGGGCCCGGTCGATCACCGGTCAGAACTTGGTGGTCGACGGCGGCCTCGTCATGGACTGA
- a CDS encoding glycosyltransferase family 4 protein, producing MFETASVPPAWLPRLSAVDEVWVPSNFNAATFASAGVAREKLKVIPETIDRVWGEILAAPYKAEGTFRFLSVFRWQYRKGWDVLLNAYLSEFNSCDDDVELVIRADPLGAGAPGVGQIIESFSDQVRPGRTPRITLLNNALSEAELRSLYRSSHAFVLPTRGEAWGRPFMEAMACGLITIGTGWGGQCDFMNTSNSLLIDYRLAPVPPAAVHEWPYFHGQIWAEPSVESLRDCMRRAVEGGPTIVGKQQNAADSIRELYSPEKISEALIQAVNIIIDKQQARDT from the coding sequence ATGTTTGAGACTGCTTCGGTGCCTCCTGCATGGCTGCCGCGCTTGTCCGCGGTGGACGAGGTATGGGTTCCCTCTAATTTCAATGCAGCCACTTTTGCGTCCGCTGGAGTTGCCCGGGAAAAGCTGAAAGTCATTCCCGAAACTATCGATCGGGTCTGGGGTGAAATACTCGCTGCACCATATAAGGCGGAAGGGACCTTTCGGTTTTTGTCCGTGTTCAGGTGGCAGTACCGCAAGGGCTGGGATGTGCTACTGAACGCATACCTTTCAGAGTTCAACAGCTGCGATGACGACGTGGAGTTGGTGATCCGGGCTGATCCGCTTGGTGCCGGCGCTCCGGGCGTGGGACAGATCATCGAATCATTCTCCGATCAGGTCCGTCCGGGCAGAACACCGAGAATTACCTTGCTCAACAACGCGCTGTCTGAGGCTGAGCTTCGTTCACTCTACAGAAGCTCGCACGCTTTTGTTCTGCCTACCAGAGGTGAAGCCTGGGGACGTCCCTTCATGGAAGCGATGGCCTGCGGTCTGATAACCATCGGTACAGGCTGGGGTGGCCAGTGCGATTTCATGAACACATCAAATTCACTGCTGATCGACTACCGTCTGGCACCGGTACCCCCTGCGGCTGTTCACGAGTGGCCGTACTTCCATGGACAGATTTGGGCAGAGCCCTCAGTCGAGAGCCTGCGGGACTGCATGCGCCGGGCAGTCGAAGGAGGCCCAACGATTGTGGGGAAACAACAGAACGCAGCAGACAGCATTAGAGAACTGTACTCACCGGAGAAAATCAGTGAAGCCCTCATCCAGGCGGTCAATATCATCATCGACAAGCAACAAGCCCGTGACACATGA
- a CDS encoding Lsr2 family DNA-binding protein, protein MSKLRQWAKDNGYTVSSHGRISHTIINAYNDAHT, encoded by the coding sequence CTGTCGAAACTCCGTCAGTGGGCGAAGGACAACGGCTATACCGTAAGTTCTCATGGCCGAATTTCACACACGATCATCAATGCCTATAACGATGCACATACGTAG
- a CDS encoding helix-turn-helix domain-containing protein codes for MPKPYPDEFHDHVVRVARNRESGVTTEQVVKDLGIHPMTLAKWI; via the coding sequence GTGCCCAAGCCCTACCCAGATGAGTTCCATGACCATGTGGTGCGCGTCGCGAGGAATCGTGAGTCCGGAGTGACGACCGAGCAGGTCGTGAAGGACCTCGGTATTCACCCGATGACGCTGGCGAAGTGGATTTGA
- a CDS encoding DUF2254 family protein translates to MNEFLVLPLIITGVFCVAAVGVALWDTQGSVPALRQVAGSIIPASSVAGFVGVVAASLMTVTSITFSMLLISVQQTSNFLGAVVFDQYLRRRANQFYVGYFIGATAFSFIVFACAGSDSPPVIGAFAALVLTVGSLVMLLLLIHSAVDQMRPECVVNSIHELALRAHEDECLLLMGTRTERRTAVDAEARAVTTRTGGYVVNIDAQRLADVARSAGPEVEMFLPCQLGTYLELGGTIAAIVGVATTDDRFDADTLSAFTLDEARRAEVDSGYSIDQLADIAWMTGTSTQSPFTANAAIHQLRDLIGRWAIIEEQMWDASSEGQEPLPVVYTDGAIERVLRSFGTLLMASFQSRQSDTAALLITSFAHALPRLSSGHHQDELLRSLHAALPSVTQQTESPALMAALAELVDALTTAGRAIHPVQQVQDTLRTATKNLLSDPSTLQGGTSVPEALPTTSTARTET, encoded by the coding sequence ATGAATGAGTTCCTGGTGCTTCCGCTGATCATCACGGGGGTGTTCTGTGTCGCGGCTGTGGGGGTGGCGCTTTGGGACACTCAGGGAAGCGTTCCCGCGCTGCGCCAGGTTGCAGGGTCGATCATTCCCGCTTCGAGTGTCGCGGGGTTCGTCGGCGTGGTCGCGGCGAGTCTGATGACGGTCACGTCAATCACGTTCTCGATGCTGCTCATCTCGGTACAACAGACATCGAACTTCCTGGGGGCCGTGGTGTTCGACCAGTACCTTCGACGCCGCGCGAACCAGTTCTACGTGGGGTACTTCATCGGTGCGACCGCATTTTCTTTCATTGTGTTCGCCTGCGCAGGGTCAGATTCCCCGCCCGTCATCGGGGCGTTCGCAGCATTGGTGCTGACCGTCGGATCCCTGGTGATGCTGCTGCTGCTGATCCACTCGGCCGTCGACCAGATGCGTCCGGAGTGTGTGGTGAATTCGATCCACGAACTCGCGCTGCGGGCCCACGAAGACGAATGCCTGCTCCTGATGGGAACCCGGACAGAGCGACGCACGGCGGTTGACGCCGAGGCGCGCGCCGTCACGACGCGGACGGGCGGATATGTGGTCAATATCGACGCCCAGAGGCTCGCCGACGTCGCGCGATCCGCCGGCCCCGAGGTGGAGATGTTTCTGCCCTGCCAGTTGGGCACCTACCTCGAACTCGGCGGGACCATTGCCGCGATCGTGGGCGTGGCAACAACGGACGACCGCTTCGACGCCGACACGCTCTCCGCGTTCACACTCGACGAGGCGCGGCGCGCGGAAGTGGATTCCGGGTACTCCATCGACCAACTCGCGGACATCGCCTGGATGACCGGAACCAGCACGCAGAGCCCGTTCACCGCCAACGCCGCGATCCACCAACTACGTGACCTCATCGGCCGATGGGCGATCATCGAAGAACAGATGTGGGACGCTTCATCTGAAGGCCAGGAGCCTCTTCCCGTCGTGTACACGGACGGGGCGATCGAGCGGGTACTCCGGAGTTTCGGCACCCTTCTCATGGCCTCGTTCCAATCACGACAATCCGATACTGCCGCGCTCCTGATTACCTCGTTCGCGCACGCGTTACCGCGTCTGAGCTCCGGGCATCACCAGGATGAACTCCTGCGTTCGCTGCACGCCGCGCTCCCGTCGGTCACCCAGCAAACCGAATCTCCTGCTCTCATGGCCGCACTCGCCGAGCTCGTCGACGCCCTCACGACCGCAGGCAGGGCCATCCATCCCGTGCAGCAGGTTCAAGACACCCTCCGGACCGCGACGAAAAACCTGCTCTCCGACCCGTCGACGCTACAAGGCGGCACCTCCGTGCCAGAAGCACTCCCCACCACGAGTACAGCACGCACCGAGACATAA
- a CDS encoding Type 1 glutamine amidotransferase-like domain-containing protein: MRLLLTSGGVTNSSIRAVLVDMLGKPVEDCDARFIPTAQWGQPMCSPQSVWRSTTGGEPNGRGLIELGWKSIGVLELTALPSIAPTRWIPWVRKADALLVDGGEAIYLAHWMQQSGLADQLPSLTDTVWVGVSAGSMVMTPRVGRQFLDWNPEGGDEALGAVGFSIFPHLDYPGWSSNTSESAHRWAAGIAGPAYAIDDQTAISVVDGTVKVVSEGSWHQFPQETEQDR, encoded by the coding sequence ATGAGGCTGCTGCTGACATCCGGGGGTGTCACCAACTCGTCAATCCGCGCGGTGTTGGTGGACATGCTTGGGAAGCCCGTTGAGGATTGCGATGCCCGTTTCATCCCGACCGCGCAGTGGGGGCAGCCGATGTGCTCACCGCAGTCGGTGTGGAGGTCGACGACTGGTGGGGAGCCGAACGGGCGGGGTTTGATCGAGTTGGGCTGGAAGTCGATCGGTGTTCTGGAGTTGACGGCCTTGCCGAGCATTGCTCCGACCCGCTGGATTCCCTGGGTGCGGAAGGCCGACGCCCTACTTGTGGATGGTGGGGAGGCGATCTACCTCGCGCATTGGATGCAACAGTCGGGTTTGGCAGATCAGCTGCCGTCGTTGACCGACACCGTCTGGGTCGGCGTGAGTGCTGGCAGCATGGTGATGACCCCGCGGGTCGGCCGGCAGTTCCTGGACTGGAACCCTGAGGGGGGTGACGAGGCGCTGGGCGCGGTGGGTTTTTCGATTTTTCCTCACCTGGATTACCCGGGCTGGTCCTCGAACACCTCCGAGAGCGCGCACCGGTGGGCTGCGGGCATTGCTGGGCCCGCGTATGCGATTGACGACCAAACGGCGATTTCCGTCGTGGACGGCACCGTGAAAGTGGTCTCCGAAGGAAGCTGGCACCAGTTCCCTCAGGAAACCGAGCAGGACCGCTGA
- a CDS encoding DNA/RNA non-specific endonuclease, producing the protein MGDTRTEAQQANEDTFHYTNAAPQAAKFNQGLELWLGLESYLPEDAADNGRRLIVFTAPIFSDVDPVYRGMEIPLRYFKVAVFLQGGSLAATGYVVDQTPQLADFDDVPKPGAVGDAVGDDAPPLGPFRTFQVPIRDIAALTGLDLDQLVGVDRMPIAAALPSARVISAWRELSSPECLDLDFDLRGEGA; encoded by the coding sequence GTGGGGGACACCCGGACCGAGGCGCAGCAGGCCAACGAGGACACCTTCCACTACACCAACGCCGCCCCGCAGGCCGCGAAGTTCAACCAAGGACTCGAGCTCTGGCTGGGTCTGGAGTCCTACCTCCCCGAGGACGCCGCCGACAACGGCCGGCGCCTGATCGTGTTCACGGCCCCGATCTTCAGCGACGTCGACCCCGTCTACCGGGGCATGGAGATTCCGCTGCGCTACTTCAAGGTCGCCGTCTTCCTGCAGGGAGGCTCGCTCGCAGCCACCGGGTACGTCGTTGACCAGACCCCGCAGCTCGCTGACTTCGATGACGTGCCGAAGCCCGGCGCTGTTGGGGACGCTGTTGGCGATGACGCGCCACCGTTGGGGCCGTTTCGGACCTTCCAGGTGCCGATCCGCGACATCGCCGCACTCACCGGACTCGACCTCGACCAACTGGTCGGGGTTGATCGGATGCCGATCGCCGCGGCCCTGCCCAGCGCGCGGGTGATCTCCGCCTGGCGGGAGCTCTCCAGCCCGGAGTGCCTGGACCTCGACTTCGACCTCAGAGGTGAAGGGGCATGA
- a CDS encoding tetratricopeptide repeat protein, translating into MSSLRRALEGNPADVILRLHLAQMLLASGDAAGAITEASTALGADPNNQQALHVLMSAAKALTTPPEVPSVSTARSSELPSTTGSSSFDWERAEHEIGSAVPPFVQAEQIPVTTIGDASGRYDDLAALMNGKKRR; encoded by the coding sequence GTGTCGAGTCTTCGTCGTGCGTTGGAGGGAAACCCTGCTGACGTCATTCTGAGGCTTCACCTCGCACAGATGCTGTTGGCCTCAGGTGACGCTGCGGGCGCAATCACCGAGGCCAGCACCGCGCTGGGGGCCGACCCGAACAATCAACAGGCGCTGCATGTCCTCATGTCGGCAGCGAAGGCGTTGACAACGCCACCGGAAGTGCCTTCGGTGTCCACCGCGCGGTCGAGTGAACTACCGAGCACTACCGGGTCCTCCAGCTTCGATTGGGAGCGGGCAGAGCACGAGATCGGAAGTGCCGTGCCGCCGTTCGTCCAGGCCGAGCAGATACCTGTCACCACGATAGGAGACGCTTCCGGGCGGTACGACGACCTTGCAGCGCTGATGAACGGCAAGAAACGACGGTGA
- a CDS encoding Fur family transcriptional regulator: MPTAPASLADTDLLRQMIRASGLKVTAPRVAVLRALQQLPHSSAERVFDGVKDEVSSTSPQAVYGILAAFTGAGLVRRFDPPGSPALFECRVGDNHHHLVCIRCAAVRDVDCVIGEAPCLQPSDNAGFTVFAAEVTFNGLCEQCRTATSTDDDH, translated from the coding sequence ATGCCTACCGCACCTGCTTCCCTCGCCGACACCGATCTGCTACGGCAGATGATCCGGGCGTCGGGGCTGAAGGTGACGGCGCCCCGGGTCGCCGTGCTGCGTGCCCTGCAGCAGCTCCCGCACTCGAGTGCGGAGCGCGTCTTCGACGGCGTGAAGGACGAGGTTTCCAGTACTTCCCCGCAGGCGGTGTACGGGATTCTTGCTGCCTTTACGGGAGCCGGGCTGGTCCGCCGGTTCGATCCCCCGGGATCGCCGGCTCTGTTCGAGTGCAGGGTCGGGGACAACCACCACCATCTCGTCTGCATCAGGTGTGCGGCTGTCAGGGACGTCGACTGCGTCATTGGGGAAGCGCCCTGCCTGCAGCCATCTGATAATGCCGGATTCACGGTCTTCGCCGCCGAGGTGACGTTCAACGGTTTGTGCGAGCAATGCCGCACTGCCACGTCGACCGACGACGACCACTGA
- a CDS encoding ANTAR domain-containing protein yields MEALERRGSRGRGAVLTSPLIRGKEPIGALRVYSREPDAFSSADTQVLANLATAAAALLGHIQASDTPQRINAELNNALQGNSTTDTARGIAMERHNLDPDQALEHLLTLAVTTRMTMAEVSRTIVTRQEPDTFRSKEGR; encoded by the coding sequence GTGGAAGCACTGGAACGCCGCGGCAGCCGAGGCCGGGGTGCGGTCCTGACGTCACCGCTGATCCGGGGCAAGGAACCCATCGGTGCACTGAGAGTGTATTCACGTGAACCGGACGCGTTCTCGTCAGCGGACACCCAGGTACTGGCCAATCTTGCGACTGCTGCGGCCGCCCTGCTGGGGCATATCCAGGCCAGCGACACACCCCAGCGGATCAACGCCGAGTTGAACAACGCCCTCCAGGGCAATAGCACCACCGACACCGCCCGGGGCATCGCCATGGAACGCCACAACCTCGACCCCGATCAGGCGCTTGAGCACCTGCTCACGCTGGCCGTCACTACCCGCATGACGATGGCCGAGGTGTCACGGACCATCGTCACCCGACAAGAGCCCGACACCTTCCGCTCCAAGGAGGGCCGCTGA
- a CDS encoding helix-turn-helix transcriptional regulator, which produces MQNSIRDLRAEAGMSQRELAEALQVSRQTVNSIETGRYDPSLPLAIAIARYFHRPVEEIFDAD; this is translated from the coding sequence GTGCAGAACAGTATCCGGGATCTTCGCGCCGAAGCGGGTATGTCGCAGCGGGAGCTGGCCGAGGCCCTTCAGGTCTCGCGGCAGACCGTCAATTCGATCGAGACGGGCCGCTACGATCCGTCCCTGCCCTTGGCTATCGCCATCGCCCGCTACTTCCATCGCCCGGTAGAGGAGATTTTTGATGCAGACTGA
- a CDS encoding alpha/beta fold hydrolase has translation MTKSEKLDPRPDIVVRRIQGDGVWARVSSVGEVGDRPFILVSGIGVSSHYFEQLAPHLMQFGPVHALDLPGFGGVPHARHALSISQFAELVGTAIDDLGLEDPVIVGHSMGTQICTDLVAARPELTTLVLISPVIDASARTVPVQTLRFLRASLHEPFRVKLLAVVAYLTCGFGWFFKILPRMMSYPIERTAARVRASTLVIRGEHDAVCPRPWVTRLSRAFPRAVDVVEIEGAAHSVMHAHAREVAGVCVRHASGARVTRAAVGAVRAGAEGGDDAGIAVVPQAPKQEVSLSPADSVKAVVDEVEGAVIEFKGNKTDDDRLVELGREQQAEARARGRD, from the coding sequence GTGACGAAAAGTGAGAAGTTGGATCCCCGCCCGGACATCGTCGTGCGAAGGATTCAGGGCGATGGTGTCTGGGCACGGGTGAGTTCGGTGGGGGAGGTGGGCGACAGGCCGTTCATCCTCGTCTCGGGCATCGGGGTGTCCTCGCACTATTTCGAGCAGCTCGCGCCGCACCTGATGCAGTTCGGGCCCGTCCATGCCCTCGACCTGCCCGGGTTCGGCGGTGTGCCGCACGCCCGCCACGCCCTGTCGATCAGTCAGTTCGCGGAGCTCGTCGGCACGGCGATCGACGACCTCGGGCTCGAGGATCCCGTGATCGTCGGACATTCGATGGGCACGCAGATCTGTACCGATCTCGTCGCGGCACGGCCCGAGCTCACCACCCTCGTGCTGATCAGTCCGGTCATCGACGCCTCGGCCCGCACCGTTCCCGTCCAGACCCTTCGTTTCCTCCGGGCCAGCCTCCATGAACCCTTCCGGGTGAAGCTCCTCGCCGTGGTCGCGTATCTGACGTGTGGCTTCGGGTGGTTCTTCAAGATCCTGCCGCGCATGATGTCCTACCCGATCGAGCGGACGGCGGCCCGTGTGCGCGCGTCGACGCTCGTCATCCGCGGCGAGCACGACGCGGTGTGTCCACGTCCCTGGGTCACGCGGTTGAGCCGTGCGTTCCCGCGAGCTGTCGACGTCGTCGAGATCGAGGGCGCCGCCCATTCGGTGATGCATGCTCATGCTCGCGAGGTCGCCGGTGTCTGCGTCCGGCATGCGAGCGGTGCGCGCGTGACGCGCGCAGCCGTCGGCGCGGTCCGCGCGGGCGCGGAGGGCGGCGATGATGCGGGCATCGCCGTCGTTCCGCAAGCGCCGAAGCAGGAGGTCTCGCTCAGTCCTGCGGACTCGGTGAAGGCCGTGGTCGACGAAGTGGAGGGCGCCGTGATCGAGTTCAAGGGCAACAAGACCGATGACGATCGCCTGGTGGAGCTCGGACGCGAGCAACAGGCCGAAGCGCGAGCCAGGGGTCGCGATTAG
- a CDS encoding GNAT family N-acetyltransferase: MPCTIRPADFGDPALEAFLRAHLADMAPESPKESQHALDLAALQQPGVRLWVAWHEGRIAGTCALAVLEPGHEELKSMRTEPELRGRGIASELLDHVLADARARQVDRISLETGSMEFFAPARALYARHGFDPCPPFGSYRHDPHSTYMTRALTTA; the protein is encoded by the coding sequence ATGCCGTGCACCATCCGACCTGCCGATTTCGGGGATCCCGCCCTCGAGGCCTTCCTGCGTGCCCACCTGGCCGACATGGCACCGGAGTCCCCGAAGGAGAGCCAGCACGCGCTGGACCTCGCTGCCCTGCAGCAGCCGGGCGTCAGGCTGTGGGTCGCCTGGCACGAGGGGCGCATAGCGGGCACCTGCGCACTGGCGGTGCTGGAGCCAGGGCACGAGGAGCTCAAGAGCATGCGGACGGAGCCCGAGCTGCGGGGACGGGGAATTGCGTCGGAGCTCCTGGATCACGTGCTCGCGGACGCCCGAGCACGTCAGGTCGATCGCATCTCCCTGGAGACCGGAAGCATGGAGTTCTTCGCGCCCGCCCGGGCACTCTACGCCAGGCATGGCTTCGATCCGTGCCCACCCTTCGGCTCCTACAGGCACGATCCCCACAGCACCTACATGACGCGCGCACTGACGACCGCCTGA